A window of Vigna unguiculata cultivar IT97K-499-35 chromosome 4, ASM411807v1, whole genome shotgun sequence contains these coding sequences:
- the LOC114180539 gene encoding uncharacterized protein LOC114180539, producing MHIIPFPRVASNPSTPTTNVAPSTSTHIPGTHSSSAINDMDAVNDINVEEESNNRPMIRPVGGGFYPSKVASKAITATIKQQFDQPWLTWGTIPKSERGLYFQRFKRKVSWRVEDEDRILKNFHSKASHRLSEMFKEARREGKRPNWIGDSIWNSLLEKWNMPMYREKCDTAKKNRLSEKGGSLHTGDLSACMTMLFTEELGRAVHVDEIFEQTHIRKATGDFVDERSRRTHEEFQNRFSQALSETASVGVSQSTPMDPAEEERLRNRCWLEAAGGSYIQQTQASSSQQVNPEQIIQLQTRLATSEERIRQMSSQFQTQFDTIQNFIGAIIQYLPPPAAAVAQTIFQQPNTEQGNQAEQENQVQHQQVEQDHEEAPTSPRPYRDY from the exons ATGCACATCATCCCTTTCCCCCGTGTTGCTTCTAATCCATCAACTCCTACCACAAACGTTGCACCATCAACTTCTACACATATCCCAGGGACACATTCAAGTTCAGCAATTAATGATATGGATGCAGTTAATGATATTAATGTGGAAGAGGAGTCCAATAATCGTCCTATGATTCGACCTGTTGGTGGAGG GTTTTATCCATCAAAAGTTGCATCAAAAGCCATCACAGCCACAATTAAGCAGCAATTTGATCAGCCATGGCTAACATGGGGAACAATCCCTAAAAGTGAGAGAGGTCTTTACTTCCAACGTTTTAAG AGAAAGGTGTCATGGAGGGTTGAGGACGAGGATAGaattctaaaaaattttcaCTCCAAAGCATCTCATAGACTTTCAGAGATGTTTAAAGAGGCTCGAAGAGAAGGTAAGAGGCCTAATTGGATTGGAGATTCTATTTGGAACAGTTTGTTGGAGAAATGGAACATGCCTATGTATCGAGAGAAATGTGATACAGCTAAGAAAAACCGATTATCTGAGAAAGGTGGGAGTTTGCACACGGGGGATCTATCAGCGTGCATGACCATGCTATTC ACAGAGGAGCTTGGTCGTGCAGTCCATGTTGATGAAATCTTTGAACAAACGCACATACGAAAGGCTACAGGGGATTTTGTCGATGAGAGATCTAGGCGGACACAT GAAgaatttcaaaatagattttCTCAAGCATTATCTGAGACTGCATCTGTTGGTGTCTCACAATCCACACCCATGGACCCTGCTGAGGAGGAGAGACTAAGGAACAGATGTTGGTTAGAGGCGGCAGGTGGAAG TTACATACAACAGACACAAGCATCTTCTAGTCAGCAAGTAAATCCAGAGCAGATTATTCAACTTCAAACGCGACTAGCAACTAGTGAAGAGCGCATTCGTCAAATGAGTTCCCAATTTCAAACCCAATTTGATACgatacaaaattttattggtGCGATCATCCAGTATTTGCCACCTCCAGCAGCAGCGGTTGCACAAACTATTTTCCAGCAGCCAAATACTGAGCAAGGGAATCAGGCTGAACAAGAGAATCAAGTGCAGCATCAACAAGTGGAACAAGATCATGAAGAAGCCCCTACTTCACCTCGTCCTTATCGTGATTATTAG
- the LOC114180540 gene encoding uncharacterized protein LOC114180540 encodes MRIYSTSTSYVYSKSEEEESEETELQEDQQRLATPKATWFVDVINDQGKINAKQLRANDVCNLPTNERIGVHWNNETQPIGDSGALLNRFLGSVSRNSNAFPISYFSWRKIPKDYKEDILKNTIQVKFDVHFDVHVNHVLKSLNKKWRDYRQELWQQRNDGTCTRDELITMAPKGIDRDQWDHALKNKENRKKQTIAHTGGSKSLARKRDEMVTILHIFK; translated from the exons ATGAGGATATATTCAACTAGTACATCATATGTATATTCTAAAAGtgaagaggaagaaagtgaggaGACTGAGTTGCAAGAAGATCAACAAAGGCTTGCAACACCAAAAGCAACATGGTTTGTTGATGTTATTA aTGATCAAGGAAAGATAAATGCAAAACAGCTACGAGCCAATGATGTATGCAATTTACCTACAAATGAAAGGATTGGTGTTCACTGGAATAATGAGACTCAACCAATTGGAGATAGTGGAGCATTATTGAATAGGTTTTTAGGTAGTGTTTCAAGAAACTCCAATGCTTTTCCTATTAGCTATTTTAGTTGGAGGAAGATTCCTAAAGATTATAAAGAAGATATACTTAAAAACACTATTCAG GTTAAGTTTGATGTCCATTTTGATGTTCATGTAAACCATGTTCTCAAATCACTTAACAAAAAGTGGAGAGACTATAGACAAGAATTGTGGCAACAAAGGAATGATGGTACATGTACTAGAGATGAATTGATCACAATGGCTCCAAAAGGAATAGATAGAGACCAATGG GACCATGCcctaaaaaataaagagaatagGAAAAAGCAAACCATTGCTCACACAGGTGGATCTAAGAGCCTTGCAAGGAAAAGAGATGAAATGGTGACAATACTACATATCTTCaaatga